From Medicago truncatula cultivar Jemalong A17 chromosome 7, MtrunA17r5.0-ANR, whole genome shotgun sequence, a single genomic window includes:
- the LOC11423174 gene encoding trafficking protein particle complex subunit 6B — translation MVREVSESCVDSLMTEMVACYCNRFYANKPELAARRIEAIGYQVGQQLSERYTMERPRFGDHLEAIKFICKDFWSEVFKKQIDNLKTNHRGTFVLQDNKFPWLARMSVDPSTDNVSSVEDYSAPTAESKAAQAMSMHLYFPCGIIRGALSNLGIPCAVSADISSLPACSFVVRIKA, via the exons ATGGTGAGGGAAGTTTCAGAGAGTTGCGTTGATAGCTTGATGACGGAGATGGTTGCTTGTTATTGCAATCGATTCTATGCCAATAAACCTGAACTTGCTGCTCGCAGGATCGAAGCCATTGGTTATCAGGTCGGTCAACAGCTCTCTGAAAG ATATACAATGGAGCGGCCGCGGTTTGGTGATCATTTGGAGGCAATCAAGTTCATTTGCAAGGATTTTTGGTCTGAGGTGTTTAAGAAGCAGATAGACAACTTGAAAACTAACCATAGG GGTACATTTGTGTTGCAAGATAATAAATTTCCGTGGCTTGCACGAATGTCGGTTGATCCATCCACTGATAATGTTAGTTCAGTTGAGGATTATTCTGCACCTACGGCTGAAAGTAAGGCAGCACAGGCGATGAGCATGCATCTTTATTTCCCATGCGGGATCATTAGAGGAGCTCTTTCCAACTTGGGAATTCCCTGTGCAGTGTCTGCAGACATATCGAGCCTTCCAGCAT GTTCATTTGTTGTCCGTATTAAAGCTTGA
- the LOC11432261 gene encoding coiled-coil domain-containing protein SCD2, giving the protein MELDLLKMDRRRMYDRQQSSTGTPTSPSSPVMMSPLNRHARAGSTGSAMNNIGRTQNNATKAAAQRLAQVMSHQTIDEEEDDDDVPLDYSAISGTRSIGLGGGRAARPRSPVTVKSTQEQPPPMRPRSPMSIRSTQEQPLSARSRSPMKFRSAQEQPQSARPRSPAPVSVRSIQEQPQSLRTISSVRSSFSANTAEQTPPRISTHANQGEQQPPSARSTTTNRTFDLSPSARSLAMSRSAQSNNVNNDQPPSARANSGRPSGLSKVVPLVPASVPITLRPATSGNIPQTESISDGRKDRRLSLDLGSMKVRENLNPQQRSTTELEDELDMLQEENDNLHEKLRHADERCEEAEMRVRQLEQQIANLGEGVTLDARLSNRKELQQREAAMGIHSKNHGGFQGGTSLQTNAEEAISTLEKLQLITQRMILTSEEMEEVVLKRCWLARYWNLCVRHGIHVEIAEAKSKYWSTFAPNNPVDVVLAAGEKAKVETSNVYIDIEYQRDLNELSGEGNIENMLFVEQGLRELTSLKVEEALAIALAQHRRPNLLKAGFSDDLKLPVEGQCDAFQLSQEEAQDVIFKQAWLTYIWRRAKRHEIEPEIADERLQYWIDHNSKTPTSQDAVDVERGLAEIRKLGIETQLWDESRKELEQETNNSKALSRSDF; this is encoded by the exons atgGAGTTGGACCTCCTTAAG ATGGATAGGCGGAGAATGTATGATAGGCAACAAAGCTCAACGGGAACGCCAACATCACCGTCTTCACCGGTGATGATGTCGCCATTGAATCGACATGCTCGTGCAGGTTCCACAGGTTCTGCCATGAACAACATCGGGAGAACACAAAACAATGCCACAAAAGCCGCTGCTCAACGACTTGCACAAGTTATGTCGCATCAAAcaattgatgaagaagaagacgaTGACGATGTTCCTCTTGACTATTCTGCAATTAGTGGCACTAGAAGCATCGGACTTGGTGGTGGAAGAGCAGCGCGGCCTCGCTCCCCTGTG ACAGTTAAGAGTACTCAAGAACAACCTCCACCAATGAGACCTCGTTCACCTATG TCAATTCGCTCTACTCAGGAACAACCTCTATCTGCAAGATCACGGTCACCAATG AAATTTCGCTCTGCTCAAGAACAACCTCAATCTGCAAGACCTCGTTCCCCCGCACCAGTG TCAGTTCGCTCAATTCAAGAACAACCTCAATCTTTAAGAACTATATCTAGTGTTCGATCGTCTTTCTCTGCAAATACTGCTGAGCAAACTCCACCACGAATCTCCACGCATGCCAATCAGGGGGAGCAACAACCACCCTCTGCTCGTTCAACAACGACAAATCGAACCTTTGATTTGTCTCCCTCTGCACGCAGTTTAGCTATGTCTCGATCGGCTCAATCCAATAATGTGAACAATGATCAACCTCCATCTGCTAGAGCAAACTCAGGGCGTCCTAGTGGACTTTCTAAAGTAGTTCCCTTGGTTCCGGCTAGTGTACCTATCACACTTAGGCCAGCCACTTCTGGTAACATTCCTCAAACAGAGTCCATTTCAGATGGCAGAAAAGACAGAAG ATTGTCACTTGATCTTGGGAGTATGAAAGTAAGAGAAAATTTGAATCCGCAACAACGTTCTACCACTGAACTTGAGGATGAG CTTGATATGCTACAAGAAGAAAACGATAATTTACATGAAAAG CTTCGACATGCAGATGAGAGATGCGAGGAAGCTGAAATGAGAGTTAGGCAACTAGAGCAACAG ATTGCTAATCTTGGCGAAGGGGTAACTTTGGATGCTCGCTTATCAAACAG gaAAGAGCTGCAACAAAGAGAG GCTGCTATGGGAATTCATTCAAAGAATCATGGAGGTTTTCAAGGTGGTACATCACTTCAGACGAATGCTGAG GAGGCAATATCTACATTGGAGAAGTTGCAACTTATAACTCAACGAATGATACTCACATCAGAAGAAATG GAAGAGGTTGTTTTGAAGAGGTGTTGGCTAGCTCGATATTGGAATTTATGTGTTCGACATG GTATTCATGTTGAGATTGCCGAAGCAAAATCTAAATATTGGTCTACTTTTGCACCTAACAATCCAGTTGATGTCGTATTGGCTGCAGGAGAGAAGGCGAAAGTTGAAACAAGTAATGTTTATATA GATATAGAATATCAACGCGATTTGAATGAACTTTCTGGTGAGGGAAATATTGAGAACATGCTTTTTGTTGAGCAAGGCTTGCGGGAATTGACTTCTTTAAAG gtagAGGAAGCATTGGCAATTGCATTGGCTCAACATAGGCGACCAAATTTATTAAAAGCTGGGTTTTCAG atgACTTGAAGCTTCCGGTTGAAGGGCAATGTGATGCGTTTC AATTGAGCCAGGAGGAGGCTCAAGATGTAATTTTTAAGCAG GCATGGCTTACTTATATATGGAGAAGAGCAAAAAGACATGAAATAGAACCAGAGATAGCCGATGAGCGATTGCAGTATTGGATCGATCATAACTCTAAGACACCTACCTCACAAGATGCAGTTGACG TTGAACGTGGACTTGCAGAGATTAGGAAGTTGGGTATTGAAACACAACTATGGGATGAATCTCGCAAAGAATTGGAACAAGAAACTAACAATTCCAAAGCGCTGAGTCGTTCTGACTTTTGA
- the LOC11432262 gene encoding superoxide dismutase [Cu-Zn] — MVKAVAVLGNSNDVSGTISFTQEGNGPTTVTGNLSGLKPGLHGFHIHALGDTTNGCLSTGPHFNPNGKEHGAPEDETRHAGDLGNVTVGDDGTASFTITDNQIPLTGPNSIIGRAVVVHADPDDLGKGGHELSKTTGNAGGRVACGIIGLQG; from the exons ATGGTGAAGGCTGTGGCAGTTCTTGGTAACAGTAATGATGTCTCTGGTACTATTAGCTTCACTCAGGAGGGAAATG GTCCAACCACTGTGACTGGAAATCTTTCTGGTCTTAAGCCTGGCCTCCATGGCTTCCATATCCATGCCTTGGGGGACACCACGAATGGTTGCTTGTCAACCG GACCACATTTCAATCCTAATGGTAAGGAGCACGGTGCCCCTGAGGATGAGACTCGACATGCTGGTGATTTAGGAAATGTCACCGTCGGTGATGATG GAACCGCAAGCTTCACTATTACTGACAATCAG ATCCCTCTCACCGGACCAAACTCAATCATAGGAAGGGCTGTTGTTGTTCATGCTGATCCTGATGATCTTGGGAAAG GTGGTCATGAGCTTAGCAAGACTACTGGAAATGCTGGTGGCAGAGTAGCTTGTG GTATTATTGGTTTGCAAGGATGA